In Streptomyces sp. NBC_00448, the following are encoded in one genomic region:
- a CDS encoding protein phosphatase 2C domain-containing protein, whose translation MSQQGDARGSQEDDWWRQLYDEEVAAGASGAGNDSLDAHFDSALNAMTPPPPPRTETLRLRRPTPPPPPPSWQRPSRPAPPPPPPPRQEERTAPPPPPWDPWAAAPTFAEPAPMPVQRQPERELAPEPFAEPATAPEREPAREPFAAEAVSVRSAPPAPPAEEARAEPAPEPDPASDPEPAPEPVRDAVPATEPEPAVEPEPEPDLAAEPVAEPDAVPDPRMGSAYAPAPRAPEAVRAPAPLPAQAPDVQAGPEAAYVPAPESEWPEPVAEAAPAAVAEPAPEPAYVPAPEPERPEPVAEAAPAAVAEPAPEPEPEPAAVAEPEAAPAPDPRAAETYAPPPAKPWDAWATPRSAAAPLSSPAAPTAPPAAEGWSARLSQRPPQPSPSAQPAEQEASAVPETPPESPGRPETAVAPEAQAPPRAPASAYTDLVDDPAGPPPAPPAPARPQPPDSPYTDLVDDPAAEPVPLPAPAPTPEAPPPAYAEPVDEARLPAPPAPAPAPPMVQPPGETVFAEGEVRWAPELPPGWVPAAGVTRVVDDAGTEVGVVGGGPPTYGPEPTAWPEADPEGLDALVPDTVLDGAEYGVMTLRTAAVRGDSARYRGQPRRDALLTARFGTGDEALLLVAMASGARAADDAHRAAQDAVRWIAGAVGRSRARLADDLRAARRGSLKSGLHRLTDRCYGRLRARGEDLGLAEGAYTASVRCLLLPADPACRIRLFFGVGEGGLFRIRDGGWQDLDVAPDEASEPFRFRATVAQPGDALLMCSAGLAEPLRGEPELAAHLAGRWGQGRAPGLAAYLADSQTRVKGYADDRTVVTVWDA comes from the coding sequence GACGCTGCGGCTGCGGCGGCCGACCCCGCCGCCCCCTCCGCCGTCATGGCAGCGGCCGAGCCGTCCGGCACCCCCGCCGCCACCACCGCCGCGCCAGGAGGAGCGCACGGCTCCTCCGCCGCCGCCGTGGGACCCGTGGGCGGCGGCACCGACCTTCGCGGAGCCGGCACCGATGCCGGTACAGCGGCAGCCCGAGCGGGAGTTGGCGCCGGAGCCCTTCGCGGAGCCGGCGACGGCGCCGGAACGCGAGCCCGCCCGGGAGCCCTTCGCCGCGGAGGCGGTGTCCGTCCGGTCCGCGCCGCCCGCGCCGCCGGCCGAGGAGGCGCGCGCCGAGCCCGCGCCGGAACCGGACCCGGCGTCAGATCCGGAACCGGCACCGGAACCGGTGCGCGACGCGGTGCCCGCGACCGAGCCGGAACCCGCGGTCGAACCCGAGCCCGAACCCGACCTCGCCGCGGAACCGGTGGCGGAACCCGACGCCGTGCCGGACCCGCGCATGGGCAGCGCGTACGCACCCGCGCCGCGCGCACCCGAGGCCGTACGGGCGCCGGCGCCCCTGCCCGCGCAGGCGCCGGACGTCCAGGCGGGACCCGAGGCCGCGTACGTACCCGCGCCGGAGTCGGAGTGGCCCGAACCCGTCGCCGAGGCCGCGCCCGCTGCCGTAGCCGAACCCGCGCCTGAACCCGCGTACGTACCCGCGCCGGAGCCGGAGCGGCCCGAACCCGTCGCCGAGGCCGCGCCCGCTGCCGTAGCCGAACCCGCGCCCGAACCTGAACCCGAACCCGCTGCCGTAGCCGAACCGGAGGCCGCGCCCGCGCCGGACCCGCGTGCCGCGGAGACGTACGCGCCGCCGCCCGCCAAGCCCTGGGACGCGTGGGCCACTCCGCGCAGCGCGGCTGCGCCGCTGTCCAGCCCGGCCGCGCCGACGGCCCCGCCCGCGGCCGAGGGCTGGTCGGCGCGGCTCTCGCAACGACCGCCACAGCCGTCGCCGTCGGCGCAGCCGGCCGAGCAGGAGGCGTCGGCGGTTCCAGAGACGCCCCCCGAGTCGCCCGGGCGCCCCGAGACCGCCGTGGCGCCCGAGGCCCAAGCGCCCCCGCGAGCGCCGGCCTCCGCGTACACGGACCTGGTCGACGACCCGGCCGGGCCGCCGCCCGCGCCCCCTGCGCCCGCCCGCCCGCAGCCGCCGGACTCCCCGTACACGGACCTGGTCGACGACCCGGCCGCCGAGCCGGTCCCGCTCCCGGCTCCGGCTCCGACGCCGGAAGCGCCGCCGCCCGCGTACGCGGAGCCGGTCGACGAGGCGCGCCTGCCTGCGCCGCCGGCCCCTGCCCCGGCCCCACCCATGGTGCAGCCGCCCGGCGAGACGGTGTTCGCCGAGGGCGAGGTGCGGTGGGCGCCGGAGTTGCCACCCGGGTGGGTGCCCGCGGCCGGGGTGACGCGGGTGGTGGACGACGCCGGCACGGAGGTGGGTGTGGTGGGCGGCGGCCCGCCGACGTACGGCCCCGAGCCGACCGCGTGGCCGGAGGCGGACCCCGAGGGGCTGGACGCGCTGGTCCCCGACACCGTGCTGGACGGGGCGGAGTACGGCGTGATGACGCTGCGGACCGCGGCGGTGCGCGGCGACTCGGCCCGTTACCGCGGCCAGCCGCGCCGGGACGCGCTGCTGACCGCGCGGTTCGGCACGGGCGACGAGGCGCTGCTGCTGGTGGCGATGGCGAGCGGGGCGCGGGCGGCCGACGACGCGCACCGTGCCGCGCAGGACGCGGTGCGGTGGATCGCGGGCGCGGTGGGCCGCAGCCGGGCCCGGCTCGCCGACGACCTGCGGGCCGCCCGCCGGGGCTCCCTGAAGTCGGGGCTGCACCGGCTGACCGACCGCTGCTACGGGCGGCTGCGGGCCCGGGGCGAGGACCTGGGCCTTGCGGAGGGCGCGTACACCGCGTCGGTGCGCTGCCTGCTGCTGCCGGCCGACCCCGCGTGCCGTATCCGGCTGTTCTTCGGGGTGGGGGAGGGCGGCCTGTTCCGCATCCGGGACGGCGGCTGGCAGGACCTCGACGTCGCGCCCGACGAGGCGTCCGAGCCGTTCCGGTTCCGGGCCACCGTCGCCCAGCCGGGTGACGCGCTGCTGATGTGCAGCGCCGGCCTGGCCGAGCCGCTGCGCGGCGAGCCGGAACTCGCCGCCCACCTGGCCGGGCGCTGGGGCCAGGGCCGCGCGCCGGGCCTGGCGGCGTACCTGGCGGACTCCCAGACCCGGGTGAAGGGCTACGCCGACGACCGCACGGTGGTGACCGTCTGGGATGCGTGA
- a CDS encoding pyruvate dehydrogenase, which yields MAKQTVAEQFVDVLARAGVRRLYGVVGDSLNPVVDAVRRSRALEWVHVRHEETAAFAAGAEAQLTGRLAACAGSCGPGNLHLINGLYDAHRSMAPVLALASHIPSSEIGTTYFQETHPDRIFQECSHYSELVSNAAQMPRVLQTAIQHAVGQGGVSVISLPGDIAAQQAPQRTEEHALVTRRPAIRPGDTEIDELARLVDRAQRVTLFCGSGTAGAHDEVMDFARKVKSPVGHALRGKEWIQYDNPYDVGMSGLLGYGAAYEAMHECDLLILLGTDFPYNAFLPDDVTIVQVDVRPEHLGRRSKLDLAVWGDAGETLRCLTPKVREKKDRAFLDRMLKKHSDALEGVVKAYTRKVDKHVPIHPEYVASVLDEVAADDAVFTVDTGMCNVWAARYLTPNGRRRVIGSFSHGSMANALPQAIGAQFLDLKRQVVSMSGDGGFSMLMGDFLTLVQYDLPVKVVLFNNSSLGMVELEMMVEGLPAYGTTNHNPDFAAIARASGAYGVRVEKPKDLRGALKDAFRHKGPALVDVVTDPHALSIPPKITGEQIGGFALSMGRTVLDGGVGKMVQLARSNLRNVPRP from the coding sequence ATGGCGAAGCAGACGGTGGCCGAGCAGTTCGTCGACGTCCTGGCGCGAGCGGGGGTGCGACGTCTTTACGGGGTGGTCGGCGACAGCCTCAACCCGGTGGTGGACGCGGTGCGCCGCAGCCGCGCCCTGGAATGGGTGCATGTGCGGCACGAGGAGACCGCGGCGTTCGCGGCCGGCGCCGAGGCCCAGCTCACCGGGCGGCTGGCCGCGTGTGCGGGCTCCTGCGGCCCCGGCAACCTGCACCTGATCAACGGGCTGTACGACGCGCACCGCTCGATGGCGCCGGTGCTGGCGCTCGCCTCGCACATCCCGAGCAGCGAGATCGGCACCACGTACTTCCAGGAGACCCACCCCGACCGGATCTTCCAGGAGTGCAGCCACTACAGCGAACTGGTCTCCAACGCCGCCCAGATGCCCCGGGTGCTGCAGACCGCGATCCAGCACGCGGTCGGCCAGGGCGGGGTGTCGGTGATCAGCCTGCCCGGCGACATCGCGGCCCAGCAGGCACCGCAGCGCACCGAGGAGCACGCGCTGGTCACGCGGCGCCCCGCGATCCGCCCGGGCGACACCGAGATCGACGAACTGGCCCGGCTGGTGGACCGCGCCCAGCGGGTCACCCTCTTCTGCGGCAGCGGCACCGCGGGCGCCCACGACGAGGTGATGGACTTCGCGCGGAAGGTCAAGTCCCCGGTCGGGCACGCGCTGCGCGGCAAGGAGTGGATTCAGTACGACAACCCGTACGACGTCGGCATGAGCGGGCTGCTCGGCTACGGCGCGGCCTACGAGGCCATGCACGAGTGCGACCTGCTGATCCTGCTGGGCACCGACTTCCCGTACAACGCCTTCCTGCCGGACGACGTGACGATCGTGCAGGTCGATGTGCGTCCCGAACACCTGGGGCGGCGATCGAAGTTGGACCTCGCGGTGTGGGGGGACGCCGGTGAGACGCTGCGCTGCCTGACGCCGAAGGTGCGCGAGAAGAAGGACCGCGCGTTCCTGGACCGGATGCTGAAGAAGCACAGCGACGCGCTGGAGGGCGTCGTGAAGGCGTACACCCGCAAGGTCGACAAGCACGTCCCGATCCACCCGGAGTACGTCGCGTCGGTGCTGGACGAAGTGGCCGCCGACGACGCGGTGTTCACCGTCGACACCGGGATGTGCAACGTCTGGGCGGCGCGCTACCTGACGCCCAACGGACGGCGGCGGGTGATCGGTTCGTTCTCGCACGGGTCGATGGCGAACGCGCTGCCGCAGGCGATCGGCGCGCAGTTCCTGGACCTGAAACGGCAGGTCGTGTCGATGTCCGGCGACGGCGGCTTCAGCATGCTGATGGGCGACTTCCTCACCCTGGTGCAGTACGACCTGCCGGTGAAGGTGGTGCTGTTCAACAACTCCTCGCTCGGCATGGTGGAGTTGGAGATGATGGTGGAGGGGCTGCCGGCGTACGGCACCACCAACCACAACCCGGACTTCGCGGCCATCGCGCGGGCCTCCGGCGCCTACGGGGTGCGGGTCGAGAAGCCGAAGGACCTGCGCGGCGCGCTCAAGGACGCCTTCCGGCACAAGGGACCCGCGCTGGTCGACGTGGTGACCGATCCGCACGCACTGTCCATCCCGCCGAAGATCACCGGTGAGCAGATCGGTGGGTTTGCGCTGTCGATGGGCCGGACCGTGCTGGACGGCGGCGTCGGCAAGATGGTCCAGCTCGCGCGCTCCAATCTGCGCAACGTGCCTCGCCCGTAA
- a CDS encoding ATP-binding protein: protein MPIGRGTRIGWNGGSRTNITGYRLRRAVRRADLPAVAETRRVLRDNLREWGVAALVDTTELLATELLTNALQHTCGGAVLTATLSPEGFRPGEPGQRLRIEVRDTVARLPRPRPQRWEPDPVGDYGTSGRGLLLVDALADDWGVRPCAAGGKEVWFELNAEALNTEALNTEAPNGEALNALDAETA, encoded by the coding sequence ATGCCTATCGGGAGGGGAACAAGGATCGGTTGGAACGGGGGAAGCAGGACGAATATCACGGGGTACCGGTTGCGGCGCGCGGTACGGCGGGCGGATCTGCCCGCCGTGGCCGAAACTCGCAGGGTCCTTCGGGACAACCTGCGGGAGTGGGGCGTGGCCGCACTGGTGGACACAACGGAACTACTGGCCACCGAACTTCTCACCAACGCACTCCAGCACACCTGCGGGGGCGCCGTGTTGACCGCGACGCTCTCACCGGAAGGGTTCCGGCCCGGGGAGCCGGGGCAGCGGCTGCGGATCGAGGTCCGCGACACCGTCGCCCGCCTGCCCCGCCCGCGTCCTCAGCGGTGGGAGCCCGATCCGGTCGGGGACTACGGCACTTCGGGCCGCGGCCTGCTGCTCGTCGACGCGCTCGCCGACGACTGGGGGGTGCGGCCGTGCGCGGCCGGCGGGAAGGAGGTCTGGTTCGAACTGAACGCGGAAGCGCTGAACACCGAGGCGCTGAACACCGAAGCGCCGAACGGGGAAGCACTGAACGCGCTGGACGCGGAAACGGCGTGA
- a CDS encoding DUF2637 domain-containing protein — MRITDISLDWMISAVIGLVVLAACVFVFRNRRTSGDSATQGDSWERSEERRRRKEAVYGSASYVLLFCCAAVAAALSFHGLVGFGRENLGLENGWEYLVPFGLDGAAMFCSVLAVREASHGDAALGSRMLVWMFAGAAAWFNWVHAPRGVDHAGAPQFFAGMSLSAAVLFDRALKQTRRAALREQGLVPRPLPQIRMVRWLRAPRETYGAWSLMLLEGVRSLDEAVEEVREDKRQREQNELRRRDHDRMERAKIKAITRQGRPWPRGGRGGRQVELPAANAAGTGQTASEPAISPSAELPSGELPVRARPALQPVREEAPAVSSASDPFASQSEPSASGPKTIDLIAEDDTLTLPRLDSLERKLQDLERQFG, encoded by the coding sequence ATGAGAATCACCGACATATCGCTGGACTGGATGATCTCGGCCGTCATCGGCCTGGTCGTCCTCGCGGCCTGCGTCTTCGTCTTCCGCAACCGCCGCACGTCCGGTGACAGCGCCACCCAGGGCGATTCATGGGAGCGCAGCGAGGAGCGCCGCCGCCGCAAGGAAGCGGTGTACGGCAGCGCCTCGTATGTGCTGCTGTTCTGCTGTGCCGCCGTGGCCGCCGCACTGTCGTTCCACGGCCTGGTCGGCTTCGGGCGGGAGAACCTCGGCCTGGAGAACGGCTGGGAGTACCTGGTGCCGTTCGGCCTGGACGGGGCGGCGATGTTCTGCTCCGTGCTGGCGGTCCGCGAGGCCAGCCACGGCGACGCCGCCCTCGGCTCGCGCATGCTGGTGTGGATGTTCGCCGGCGCAGCGGCCTGGTTCAACTGGGTGCACGCGCCGCGCGGGGTGGATCACGCGGGCGCGCCGCAGTTCTTCGCCGGCATGTCGCTGTCGGCCGCGGTGCTCTTCGACCGCGCGCTGAAGCAGACCCGCCGGGCGGCACTGCGCGAACAGGGCCTGGTGCCGAGGCCGTTGCCGCAGATCCGGATGGTGCGGTGGCTGCGCGCCCCGCGGGAGACGTACGGCGCCTGGTCGCTGATGCTGCTGGAGGGCGTGCGCTCGCTGGACGAGGCGGTCGAGGAGGTCCGCGAGGACAAGCGGCAGCGCGAGCAGAACGAGTTGCGGCGCCGCGACCACGACCGGATGGAGCGGGCGAAGATAAAGGCGATCACCCGACAGGGGCGGCCGTGGCCGCGAGGTGGCCGGGGCGGCCGCCAGGTCGAACTGCCCGCCGCGAATGCGGCGGGCACCGGCCAGACCGCTTCGGAGCCTGCCATATCTCCTTCGGCCGAACTGCCGTCCGGTGAACTGCCGGTGCGGGCGCGTCCGGCACTCCAGCCGGTACGCGAGGAGGCACCGGCCGTCAGCTCCGCGTCGGACCCGTTCGCTTCGCAGTCCGAGCCGTCGGCGTCGGGCCCCAAGACGATCGACCTGATCGCCGAGGACGACACGCTGACGCTGCCCCGGCTGGACTCCCTGGAGCGCAAACTCCAGGACCTGGAGCGTCAGTTCGGCTGA
- a CDS encoding (2Fe-2S)-binding protein has product MPATSASYARLSAVFPQLRITAAPPSSGAGWIGAGELAAGGAALDAFVTNATAESTRKRERPPRPDVAATLALHRYLWPACLLFTVPWFLHGRVPRLPVGDVAFHPATGRITVRTRSFSCLPDDPAATLPGARTAPHPAALRDELRAAIADHVAPVLAGFGPLLRRGRHALWGMVTDEITEGLWYVGRLFDQEERAVAELAALLPGGTHPFPGSAGFRPGTRIDGPSAGTECAAASRTRLTCCLYYTISPTDTCTTCPRLRAPARIDRRASAA; this is encoded by the coding sequence ATGCCTGCGACCAGCGCCTCCTATGCCCGGCTGTCCGCGGTCTTCCCGCAACTGCGGATCACCGCTGCCCCGCCGTCCTCCGGCGCGGGCTGGATCGGGGCGGGCGAGCTCGCCGCGGGCGGCGCCGCGCTGGACGCGTTCGTGACGAACGCCACGGCGGAGTCGACCCGGAAGCGCGAGCGCCCGCCGCGCCCGGACGTCGCGGCGACCCTCGCACTGCACCGGTACCTGTGGCCGGCGTGCCTGCTGTTCACGGTGCCGTGGTTCCTGCACGGCAGGGTGCCGCGGCTGCCGGTCGGCGACGTGGCGTTCCACCCCGCCACCGGACGGATCACGGTGCGCACCCGGTCGTTCAGCTGCCTGCCGGACGACCCGGCCGCGACACTGCCCGGCGCGCGGACGGCGCCGCACCCGGCCGCGCTGCGCGACGAGCTGCGGGCGGCGATCGCCGACCATGTCGCGCCGGTCCTCGCGGGCTTCGGCCCGCTGCTGCGACGCGGCCGACACGCCCTGTGGGGCATGGTCACCGACGAGATCACCGAAGGGCTCTGGTATGTCGGCCGGTTGTTCGACCAGGAGGAGCGCGCGGTGGCCGAACTGGCCGCTCTGCTGCCGGGCGGCACCCACCCTTTTCCGGGCTCCGCGGGGTTCCGTCCGGGTACGCGGATTGACGGACCGTCAGCCGGGACGGAGTGCGCAGCGGCGTCGCGCACCCGGCTCACCTGCTGCCTTTACTACACCATCAGCCCCACGGACACCTGCACCACCTGTCCGCGGCTGCGCGCACCGGCCCGGATCGACCGCCGTGCGTCCGCGGCCTGA
- a CDS encoding GntR family transcriptional regulator, producing the protein MERAAPIVPPARVPERLSVRDQVLDALRAAIVSGRLAPGSVHSAPELAERYRVSATPVREAMQLLAREGAVEVLPNRGFRVAEHTARDLAELAQVRALLEGPVVLGLTRTVPVARWERLRPLADEAVVLAVRGDLGGYAEADRAFHRAVLQLSGNLHLVAVADEVHRRTQWPAALPQRKGGGVRDRDRLVADATEHCVLLDAVAAGEEGAVADAVRRHFGGGAVGEGVHG; encoded by the coding sequence GTGGAGCGAGCCGCGCCCATAGTGCCGCCCGCGCGGGTGCCCGAGCGGCTGTCCGTACGCGACCAGGTGCTCGACGCGCTGCGCGCCGCGATCGTCTCCGGGCGGCTCGCACCCGGCTCCGTGCACTCCGCTCCCGAGCTGGCCGAGCGGTACCGCGTCTCCGCGACCCCGGTCCGCGAGGCGATGCAGCTGCTCGCCCGCGAGGGCGCCGTCGAGGTGCTGCCCAACCGCGGCTTCCGCGTGGCCGAGCACACCGCGCGCGACCTCGCCGAGCTGGCGCAGGTGCGGGCGCTGCTCGAAGGGCCCGTGGTGCTCGGGCTCACCCGTACGGTGCCGGTCGCCCGCTGGGAGCGGTTGCGGCCGCTCGCGGACGAGGCGGTCGTGCTGGCGGTCCGCGGCGACCTCGGGGGGTACGCCGAGGCCGACCGCGCGTTCCACCGGGCCGTGCTGCAGCTGTCCGGCAACCTCCACCTGGTCGCTGTCGCGGACGAGGTGCACCGGCGTACGCAGTGGCCCGCGGCCTTGCCGCAGCGGAAGGGGGGTGGCGTGCGGGATCGGGATCGGCTGGTCGCCGACGCCACGGAGCACTGCGTGCTGCTCGATGCGGTCGCCGCCGGCGAGGAGGGGGCCGTGGCGGATGCGGTGCGGCGGCACTTCGGTGGGGGTGCGGTGGGGGAGGGCGTTCACGGCTGA
- the asnB gene encoding asparagine synthase (glutamine-hydrolyzing) — protein MCGITGWISYQRDLAAQRPMVDAMTETMSCRGPDDRGTWISGPAALGHRRLAIIDLPGGRQPMSVEAPGGTVAMVYSGEAYNFTELRVELAGRGHRFTTDSDTEVVLHGYLEWGAAVAERLNGMYAFAIWDDREKKLVMIRDRMGIKPFYYYPTADGVLFGSEPKAILANPLAERTVTLDGLRELLVMVKTPGHGFWDGMREVEPGTVVTVDSNGIRTHTYWSLETRPHTDDKQATIGHVRTLLDDIVRRQLVADVPRCTLLSGGLDSSAMTALAAQQLGRTGETVRSFAVDFVGQTENFVADELRGTPDTPFVHDVARTSGTEHQDIVLDSDQLADLAVRSKVIAARDLPAGFGDMDASLYLLFKAIRAHSTVALSGESADEVFGGYLQFFDPEARKGKTFPWLSSFAKHFGDEGSILTEEFSHGLDLDGYVRDSYATASAEVQRLAGESDLEFRMRTISYLHLTRFVRILLDRKDRASMAVGLEVRVPFCDHRLVEYVYNAPWALKSFDGREKSLLREATADVLPQSVYDRVKSPYPSTQDPAYAVALQKNVKEVLAQPAHPVFDLVSRSALEKLVRVDTPQIMQASRRGLERTLDLALWIDMYRPTLKLS, from the coding sequence ATGTGCGGAATCACCGGATGGATCTCCTACCAGCGTGACCTGGCCGCGCAGCGGCCCATGGTCGACGCGATGACCGAGACGATGTCCTGCCGGGGGCCCGACGACCGGGGCACGTGGATCAGCGGACCGGCCGCGCTCGGCCACCGCCGGCTCGCCATCATCGACCTGCCCGGCGGCCGCCAGCCGATGAGCGTCGAGGCGCCCGGCGGCACGGTCGCCATGGTCTACTCCGGCGAGGCGTACAACTTCACCGAGCTGCGCGTCGAACTGGCCGGCCGCGGCCACCGGTTCACCACCGACTCGGACACCGAGGTGGTGCTGCACGGCTACCTGGAGTGGGGCGCGGCGGTCGCCGAGCGGCTCAACGGGATGTACGCCTTCGCGATCTGGGACGACCGCGAGAAGAAGCTCGTGATGATCCGGGACCGGATGGGCATCAAGCCCTTCTACTACTACCCGACCGCCGACGGCGTGCTGTTCGGCTCCGAGCCCAAGGCGATCCTGGCCAACCCGCTCGCCGAGCGGACGGTGACCCTCGACGGCCTGCGCGAACTGCTCGTCATGGTCAAGACCCCGGGGCACGGGTTCTGGGACGGCATGCGCGAGGTGGAGCCCGGCACGGTGGTGACCGTGGACAGCAACGGCATCCGCACCCACACGTACTGGTCGCTGGAGACCCGGCCGCACACCGACGACAAGCAGGCGACGATCGGGCACGTGCGCACCCTGCTCGACGACATCGTGCGGCGGCAGCTCGTCGCCGACGTCCCGCGCTGCACGCTGCTCTCCGGCGGCCTGGACTCCTCGGCGATGACCGCGCTGGCCGCGCAGCAGCTCGGCCGGACCGGCGAGACCGTACGGAGCTTCGCGGTCGACTTCGTCGGCCAGACCGAGAACTTCGTCGCCGACGAGCTGCGCGGCACCCCCGACACCCCCTTCGTGCACGACGTGGCCCGTACCTCGGGCACCGAGCACCAGGACATCGTGCTGGACTCCGACCAGCTCGCCGACCTCGCCGTACGCTCCAAGGTGATCGCGGCCAGGGACCTGCCCGCGGGCTTCGGCGACATGGACGCGTCGCTCTACCTGCTCTTCAAGGCGATCCGCGCGCACTCGACGGTGGCGCTGTCGGGGGAGTCCGCCGACGAGGTCTTCGGCGGCTACCTCCAGTTCTTCGACCCCGAGGCCCGCAAGGGCAAGACCTTCCCCTGGCTGTCGAGCTTCGCCAAGCACTTCGGGGACGAGGGGAGCATCCTCACCGAGGAGTTCAGTCACGGCCTGGACCTGGACGGCTACGTGCGCGACTCCTACGCCACGGCCTCCGCCGAGGTCCAACGGCTCGCGGGCGAGAGCGACCTGGAGTTCCGGATGCGGACCATCTCGTATCTGCACCTGACCCGGTTCGTGCGCATCCTGCTCGACCGCAAGGACCGCGCCAGCATGGCGGTCGGCCTGGAGGTGCGGGTGCCGTTCTGCGACCACCGCCTGGTGGAGTACGTCTACAACGCGCCCTGGGCGCTGAAGTCCTTCGACGGCCGCGAGAAGAGCCTGCTGCGCGAGGCGACCGCCGACGTGCTGCCGCAGTCCGTCTACGACCGGGTCAAGAGCCCCTACCCCTCCACCCAGGACCCGGCCTACGCCGTCGCCCTCCAGAAGAACGTCAAGGAAGTCCTCGCCCAGCCCGCCCACCCGGTGTTCGACCTCGTCAGCCGCAGCGCGCTGGAGAAGTTGGTGCGCGTCGACACCCCGCAGATCATGCAGGCGTCGCGCCGCGGCCTGGAGCGCACCCTCGACCTCGCCCTGTGGATCGACATGTACCGCCCGACCCTGAAACTGTCCTGA
- a CDS encoding DUF6879 family protein, with amino-acid sequence MLLDGDAWKSRMRSIQSEAWRLETLPVYRSPGEDGDIRDFLAGQRIDPETYSSAYTEGLRKLTAEGKRKGRVHVVTRPLTDYLRFEFMYYEAHSRMGDAIRILDVTDRPNPLEGAPDFWILDRSTVVLMHYAEDGTQISRELYEGDPARFIDYQRVAVAESVPFGEYVNGGHRA; translated from the coding sequence GTGCTCTTGGATGGTGACGCCTGGAAATCCCGAATGCGGAGCATCCAGAGCGAAGCTTGGCGGCTGGAAACGCTGCCTGTTTACCGGTCCCCCGGCGAGGACGGAGACATTCGGGACTTTCTCGCCGGCCAACGCATCGACCCGGAAACCTACTCTTCCGCCTACACGGAAGGGCTGCGCAAACTCACCGCAGAGGGTAAACGCAAGGGTCGCGTGCACGTGGTCACGCGGCCGTTGACGGACTACCTCCGGTTTGAATTCATGTACTATGAGGCGCACTCGCGGATGGGGGACGCCATTCGCATCCTCGACGTGACGGACCGTCCCAACCCGCTGGAGGGGGCGCCCGACTTCTGGATTCTGGACAGGTCCACAGTCGTGCTCATGCACTACGCGGAAGACGGAACGCAGATCAGTCGCGAGTTGTACGAGGGCGACCCGGCTCGATTCATCGACTACCAGCGAGTTGCGGTTGCGGAGTCGGTGCCGTTCGGGGAGTACGTCAACGGTGGCCATCGAGCCTGA
- a CDS encoding helix-turn-helix domain-containing protein, whose protein sequence is MAIEPDQLDRSGRELAAMLRRLRLQAGLSGARLAARCNMSQSKISRIEGHKVRPSLLDVEQVLRALGTSAAVAADVMALARIAQTEWQDGRSLRRKGLDKKQLQLAGLEASSTTFRYFLLSMITGLLATPAYVRASLDDAPPEQRSKAVSLKLERQRVLFDRSKHFTFLMCEPAVRYPLISRDELAVQIDHLVSLSRQPNIRIGVIPMGAYLGPGALNTFTVYDESVATAEMDLGAIVFRDGRDILDLIRRFARYEERALFDGDARGLLAEWAESCRDDL, encoded by the coding sequence GTGGCCATCGAGCCTGACCAACTGGACCGATCGGGTCGCGAACTGGCGGCCATGCTCAGGCGGCTGCGCCTGCAAGCCGGGCTCTCGGGAGCCCGGCTTGCCGCACGTTGCAACATGTCTCAGTCAAAGATCAGCAGAATAGAAGGGCACAAGGTCCGGCCGTCGTTGCTGGATGTGGAACAGGTCCTCCGTGCGCTTGGCACGTCGGCCGCTGTTGCGGCCGACGTCATGGCCCTCGCGCGGATCGCTCAAACCGAGTGGCAGGACGGCAGATCCCTCCGCCGCAAGGGGTTGGACAAGAAGCAGCTTCAGTTGGCGGGGCTGGAGGCGTCGTCCACCACGTTCCGGTATTTCCTGCTGTCCATGATCACGGGCCTGTTGGCGACGCCCGCTTATGTGCGGGCAAGCCTCGACGATGCCCCTCCGGAGCAGCGGTCGAAGGCCGTGTCGCTGAAACTGGAACGACAGCGCGTGTTGTTCGACCGGTCAAAGCACTTCACCTTCCTCATGTGTGAGCCGGCCGTGCGGTATCCCCTGATATCTCGGGATGAGCTGGCTGTTCAGATCGACCATCTCGTTTCCCTGAGCAGGCAGCCGAACATTCGAATCGGCGTCATCCCCATGGGTGCCTACCTGGGTCCTGGTGCGCTGAACACGTTCACGGTCTATGACGAGTCCGTAGCCACAGCCGAAATGGACCTCGGCGCAATAGTGTTCCGGGATGGGCGCGATATTCTTGACCTCATCCGGAGATTCGCGAGGTACGAGGAACGGGCGCTGTTCGACGGGGATGCGCGCGGGCTGCTGGCGGAGTGGGCGGAATCCTGTCGGGATGATCTTTAG